In Actinoplanes derwentensis, the following proteins share a genomic window:
- the rraA gene encoding ribonuclease E activity regulator RraA, giving the protein MTSTADLYDQHGESLGSCDTQLRQYGGVTVFEGPAVTVSCFQDNALLKSVLTEPGAGRVLVVDGGGSVHTALLGDIIGGLAVDNGWAGVIINGAVRDVAALRALPVGIKAVGSNPRKSTKTGAGSRDVVLEFGGCRFTPGAVVVSDDDGVVVLP; this is encoded by the coding sequence ATGACGAGCACGGCCGACCTTTATGACCAGCATGGCGAGAGTCTGGGTTCCTGCGACACCCAATTGCGGCAGTACGGGGGAGTGACGGTCTTCGAAGGTCCCGCCGTCACGGTCTCCTGCTTCCAGGACAACGCCCTGCTCAAGTCGGTCCTCACCGAACCCGGCGCCGGCCGGGTGCTGGTCGTCGACGGTGGTGGTTCGGTGCACACCGCGCTGCTGGGCGACATCATCGGTGGTCTCGCCGTCGACAACGGCTGGGCCGGCGTCATCATCAACGGCGCGGTCCGTGACGTGGCCGCCCTGCGGGCACTGCCGGTCGGCATCAAGGCAGTCGGCTCCAACCCGCGCAAGAGCACCAAGACCGGTGCCGGCTCCCGGGACGTCGTCCTGGAGTTCGGTGGATGCCGGTTCACCCCGGGCGCCGTGGTGGTCAGCGACGACGACGGTGTGGTGGTCCTGCCCTGA
- a CDS encoding DUF4132 domain-containing protein, with protein sequence MEDTGNLTSPEDTFVLPEAWRKHLHPRRGGAGVRPFVADPKARARVEQMLAARPATVDVVTPAAAAVVAASAARGRDDRVALADVWITDHGLRFAALAAVETASLQIIAGLPLLLRVRAALASAPEEEFEQVVAALTPYRAGSAFARAACSVLTVHPDWLAEDVADALSTGDSTRTDMLLYAVDTPAQADQLARQAHFEHWGADHDLVVTFADGAGAAAGPGLLHWLDAIWGTDQCILAMLAALPGDDAMRGLLARSGSRGVRSALRESAERFPARAMRLLAEANDELLRVHVVKHLDLVDQVLPLLSPAAAGRVRAVVEASADVVTAPPSAVPPVLAEPPWQNRKKAAKPPVVAGLTCTDEAAADWLAGEREEWAETARSHYVAPEIGWPALAEKVINGTSQWYEAGQLFTQGPEEVAREAFARWRPRTDYMAPHWMRGAAGRLGTDVLPVLLTFARATPGDYGPLLMPFTSPEVALLMADWSARLKSVRRLAQRWLTRHPEAAARALIPAALGKAGTARRQAERALLLLHGSGHTEQVRVAATGYGPEAAAGVEALFAADPLAALPTRMPPPPGWAAPGVLPPVRLRDGSGALPAEAVTNLVLMLMISRPDEPYAGLDLVRDAVDPAGLAGFGWALFQLWQTAGGNSKESWVFDAVTQTGDDETVRRFTPLVLAWPSEGLPARAITGLSVLVGIGSDQALLHLHRISQRARSTTLRKAAAARIAEVAEGLGLTAEQLADRLVPDFGLDADGSLRLDYGPRQFVVGFDEQLRPFVAEAGGKRLKALPKPGVRDDTELGEEAYRRFAALKKDVRKISAEQVRRLEQAMIDGRRWTGAEFRRLFVDHPLMWHIGRRLVWARFEATEEATGEATGDAARDGGGAVAGSLRIAEDRSFADADDEPVELGDDDLVGVAHPVHLGAEGARWAEVFTDYEILQPFPQLGRPVFTLTEAERGAGRLDRFEGVTVATTKVLLLDRRGWVRQEAAYAGTSPGFDRPAGRGQVLTVHLDPGIVGQVGFYDQQKLVAVFLHDGTVSGWSLDDRDLRTLGGLDPVMASEILRDLTDVTE encoded by the coding sequence GTGGAAGACACGGGGAACTTGACGTCTCCGGAGGACACGTTCGTCCTGCCGGAGGCCTGGCGGAAACATCTGCATCCGCGTCGGGGCGGCGCCGGGGTGCGGCCGTTCGTGGCCGATCCGAAGGCCCGCGCCCGGGTGGAGCAGATGCTCGCCGCACGACCGGCCACGGTGGACGTCGTCACCCCGGCGGCTGCCGCTGTGGTTGCGGCGAGCGCGGCGCGGGGCCGGGACGACCGGGTCGCCCTGGCCGATGTGTGGATCACCGACCACGGGCTCCGGTTCGCGGCGCTCGCCGCTGTCGAGACGGCCTCCCTGCAGATCATCGCCGGACTGCCGCTGCTGCTGCGGGTCCGGGCGGCGCTCGCGTCCGCGCCGGAGGAGGAGTTCGAGCAGGTCGTCGCCGCGCTGACGCCCTATCGTGCCGGGTCGGCGTTCGCCCGCGCCGCCTGCTCGGTGCTGACCGTCCATCCGGACTGGCTGGCGGAGGACGTGGCCGACGCGCTGTCCACCGGCGATTCCACCCGGACGGACATGCTGCTCTACGCCGTGGACACGCCGGCGCAGGCGGACCAGCTAGCTCGCCAGGCTCATTTCGAGCACTGGGGAGCCGACCACGATCTCGTGGTCACCTTCGCCGACGGCGCCGGCGCTGCCGCCGGGCCCGGGTTGTTGCACTGGCTCGACGCGATTTGGGGCACCGATCAGTGCATTCTCGCGATGCTGGCCGCGTTGCCGGGCGACGACGCCATGCGCGGGCTGCTGGCCCGGTCCGGGTCGCGCGGTGTGCGGTCGGCTCTGCGGGAGTCGGCCGAGCGCTTCCCGGCACGGGCCATGCGGCTCCTCGCCGAGGCGAACGACGAACTGCTGCGTGTGCACGTGGTCAAGCACCTCGACCTGGTCGACCAGGTCCTGCCGCTGTTGAGCCCGGCGGCTGCCGGTCGGGTGCGGGCCGTCGTGGAGGCCTCGGCCGATGTGGTGACCGCTCCACCGTCCGCGGTGCCGCCGGTGCTCGCCGAGCCGCCGTGGCAGAACCGTAAGAAGGCCGCCAAGCCGCCGGTCGTCGCCGGTCTGACCTGCACCGACGAGGCGGCGGCCGACTGGCTCGCGGGGGAGCGGGAGGAGTGGGCGGAGACCGCGCGGTCGCACTACGTCGCTCCGGAGATCGGCTGGCCCGCCCTGGCGGAGAAAGTGATCAATGGCACCAGCCAGTGGTATGAGGCGGGCCAGTTGTTCACCCAAGGGCCGGAAGAGGTCGCTCGCGAGGCGTTCGCCCGATGGCGGCCGCGCACCGACTACATGGCACCGCACTGGATGCGGGGCGCGGCCGGCCGTCTCGGGACCGATGTGCTGCCCGTGCTGCTGACCTTCGCGCGGGCGACCCCCGGCGACTACGGCCCGCTGCTGATGCCGTTCACCTCGCCCGAGGTCGCGCTGCTGATGGCGGACTGGTCGGCGCGCCTCAAGTCGGTGCGCCGACTCGCCCAGCGCTGGCTGACGCGGCATCCCGAGGCGGCGGCGCGGGCTTTGATCCCGGCGGCGCTGGGTAAGGCCGGGACCGCCCGGCGGCAGGCCGAACGGGCACTGCTCCTGCTGCACGGAAGCGGGCACACCGAGCAGGTCCGGGTAGCCGCCACCGGATACGGTCCGGAGGCCGCCGCCGGGGTGGAGGCACTGTTCGCCGCCGACCCGCTGGCGGCGCTGCCGACCCGGATGCCGCCGCCGCCGGGGTGGGCCGCGCCCGGGGTGCTCCCGCCGGTGCGGTTGCGGGACGGCTCCGGGGCGCTGCCTGCCGAGGCCGTCACCAACCTGGTCCTGATGCTGATGATCTCCCGGCCCGACGAGCCGTACGCGGGGCTGGATCTCGTCCGGGACGCCGTCGACCCGGCGGGGCTCGCCGGGTTCGGCTGGGCGTTGTTCCAGTTGTGGCAGACCGCCGGGGGTAACTCCAAGGAGAGCTGGGTGTTCGACGCGGTCACGCAGACCGGGGATGACGAGACGGTTCGCCGGTTCACCCCACTGGTGCTGGCCTGGCCCAGTGAGGGCCTGCCCGCTCGCGCGATCACCGGGCTGTCCGTGCTGGTCGGCATCGGTTCCGACCAGGCGCTGCTGCACCTGCACCGGATCTCGCAGCGGGCCAGGTCCACCACCCTGCGCAAAGCCGCCGCGGCGCGGATCGCCGAGGTCGCGGAAGGTCTCGGGCTCACCGCTGAGCAGTTGGCAGACCGGCTCGTCCCCGACTTCGGGCTGGACGCCGACGGCAGTCTGCGGCTGGATTACGGGCCGCGGCAGTTCGTGGTCGGGTTCGACGAGCAGTTGCGGCCGTTTGTCGCCGAGGCCGGTGGGAAACGGCTCAAGGCGCTGCCCAAACCGGGTGTCCGGGACGACACGGAGTTGGGTGAGGAGGCTTACCGGCGGTTCGCCGCCCTGAAGAAGGACGTGCGGAAGATCTCGGCCGAGCAGGTTCGGCGCCTGGAACAGGCCATGATCGACGGCCGGCGGTGGACCGGGGCGGAGTTCCGGCGGCTGTTCGTCGACCATCCGCTGATGTGGCACATCGGCCGGCGTCTGGTCTGGGCGAGATTCGAGGCAACTGAAGAGGCGACCGGAGAGGCGACCGGCGACGCGGCCCGGGACGGTGGCGGCGCCGTGGCCGGGTCGCTGCGGATCGCCGAGGACCGCAGTTTCGCGGACGCCGACGACGAACCGGTCGAGCTCGGGGACGACGATCTGGTCGGCGTCGCGCATCCGGTGCATCTGGGCGCCGAGGGGGCCCGGTGGGCCGAGGTGTTCACCGACTACGAGATCCTGCAGCCGTTCCCGCAGCTTGGGCGGCCGGTGTTCACCCTCACCGAGGCGGAGCGCGGGGCCGGTCGGCTGGACCGGTTCGAAGGCGTCACGGTGGCGACCACCAAGGTGCTCCTGCTGGACCGGCGCGGCTGGGTCCGGCAGGAAGCGGCGTACGCCGGGACCTCGCCCGGCTTCGACCGCCCGGCCGGCCGGGGCCAGGTCCTGACCGTTCACCTCGATCCGGGGATCGTCGGGCAGGTCGGGTTCTACGACCAGCAGAAACTGGTCGCGGTCTTCCTGCACGACGGCACCGTCAGCGGGTGGTCCCTCGACGACAGGGACCTCCGGACACTCGGCGGCCTCGACCCGGTCATGGCCTCGGAGATCCTGCGCGACCTGACCGACGTCACCGAGTGA
- a CDS encoding GGDEF domain-containing protein, which yields MRLLMSGVGLVAVHFLVLRALPSGSQTATDFSVTVLILAALAAAASALVTARRNTGRSRIAWAVLAVGVTGWAFGESTWAYYVSVRQVTAPFPNVGDFGFLLMIPCTVVALIAFLGVRRGLLRVVLDGLLIAGSLLVVSWVLVLESVYQAGNLTPLAKAVSAAYPLGDVLIGAVALILLPHAEPSRRRSAALIVGGAVAFSTADLGFAYLNQHSSYTCGHPVDSGWVAGFVMFALAAAYAPAQRPAAATAPLPILLWLPYLPMAVAVLATVERLATGGRLDSFTAIVLGTVILLVLARQLVALRDNSALSRDLHRVVAELRRSEEQLRHLAYHDPLTGAANRALFLERTEARATGPFTVLYLDLDGFKPVNDRFGHAAGDTLLVEVVHRLRAETRNTDLVARLGGDEFAILLAPGTTTDDAEHLQSRLSARMIAPFLIDGHPVTIGASIGTASRDSDTDDTATVLRRADEAMYRAKARTRAAVAVTR from the coding sequence ATGCGGCTCCTGATGTCCGGTGTCGGCCTCGTCGCCGTGCACTTCCTCGTGCTGCGCGCGTTGCCGTCCGGTTCCCAGACGGCCACCGATTTCAGCGTGACCGTGCTGATCCTGGCGGCTCTGGCCGCGGCGGCAAGCGCGCTGGTCACCGCCCGGCGCAACACCGGGCGGTCGCGGATCGCGTGGGCGGTGCTAGCGGTCGGCGTGACCGGCTGGGCGTTCGGCGAGTCGACATGGGCCTACTACGTATCGGTACGCCAGGTCACCGCCCCGTTCCCGAACGTCGGCGACTTCGGTTTCCTGCTGATGATCCCGTGCACGGTGGTGGCGCTGATCGCGTTCCTGGGGGTGCGCCGCGGCCTGCTGCGGGTGGTGCTCGACGGGCTGCTGATCGCCGGTTCGCTGCTGGTGGTGAGCTGGGTGCTGGTGCTGGAATCGGTATATCAGGCCGGCAACCTGACCCCACTGGCCAAAGCGGTGTCGGCGGCCTACCCCCTCGGTGACGTGCTGATCGGGGCGGTGGCACTGATCCTGCTGCCGCACGCCGAACCCAGCCGCCGCCGTAGCGCCGCGTTGATCGTCGGCGGGGCGGTCGCGTTCAGCACCGCCGACCTGGGTTTCGCCTACCTCAACCAGCACAGCTCCTACACGTGCGGGCATCCGGTGGACAGCGGCTGGGTGGCCGGGTTCGTGATGTTCGCGCTGGCCGCCGCCTACGCACCGGCACAACGACCGGCCGCGGCCACCGCGCCGCTGCCGATCCTGCTGTGGCTGCCGTACCTGCCGATGGCCGTCGCCGTGCTGGCCACCGTCGAACGCCTCGCCACCGGTGGCCGCCTGGACTCCTTCACCGCGATCGTCCTCGGCACGGTGATCCTGCTGGTCCTGGCCCGGCAACTGGTCGCGTTGCGGGACAACTCGGCTCTCAGCCGTGACCTGCACCGGGTGGTGGCGGAACTACGCCGCAGCGAGGAACAACTCCGCCACCTGGCCTATCACGATCCGCTGACCGGGGCCGCCAACCGCGCCCTGTTCCTGGAACGCACCGAAGCCCGCGCCACCGGCCCGTTCACCGTGCTCTACCTGGACCTGGACGGCTTCAAACCGGTCAACGACCGGTTCGGCCACGCGGCCGGTGACACCCTGCTGGTGGAGGTGGTGCACCGGCTGCGCGCCGAGACCCGCAACACCGACCTGGTGGCCCGCCTGGGCGGCGACGAGTTCGCGATCCTGCTCGCTCCCGGCACCACCACCGACGACGCCGAACACCTGCAATCCCGCCTGTCCGCGCGGATGATTGCCCCGTTCCTCATCGACGGCCACCCGGTGACCATCGGCGCCAGCATCGGCACGGCCTCCCGCGACTCCGACACCGACGACACCGCCACGGTTCTGCGCCGGGCCGACGAGGCGATGTACCGGGCCAAGGCCCGCACCCGCGCGGCGGTGGCGGTCACTCGGTGA
- a CDS encoding ATP-binding protein has product MIPASVFEQLLDAAPDAMLGSDAAGRIVFVNAQAERLFGYRREELIGSLIECLVPDDIRGGHRGLRKRYTGHPVHRAMGDGQPLRARRKDGTVFPAEISLSGLQTDAGLFVSAAVRDISDRLEAEAERARLRQEADRARLQDQLQRTQRIESLGQLAGGVAHDFNNLLAVISNYAAFIGENANERLPAGCDCGEAWAEVHRDTEQILRASRRGGDLTRQMLAFARKEVTRPQVVHLDTVVQSVEEMLRRLIGEHITLRVVHDGGCGPVQADPSHLEQVLMNLAVNGRDAMPSGGVLTIETGAVAVGAECEVQGPPIEPGEYVRLSVSDTGTGMPPDIIDRIFEPFFTTKPTGQGTGLGLAMVYGIITGAGGGVRIESLEGAGTTITVLLPVTDRRPTEVGTRATPTEAPRGAGETVLLVEDEPSLRLVCERMLVTSGYLVLAPADVTAAIRIAEDHPGQIHLLLTDVVMPTMLGTALAEKVTGCRPLTRVLYMSGYAAGVLSSTHGVLDPDIALIEKPFTRAELLNAVRAALTARF; this is encoded by the coding sequence GTGATCCCGGCCAGCGTGTTCGAACAGCTTCTTGATGCGGCACCCGACGCGATGCTCGGTTCGGATGCTGCCGGCCGGATCGTCTTCGTCAACGCGCAGGCCGAGCGTCTGTTCGGGTACCGGCGTGAGGAACTGATCGGCAGCCTGATCGAGTGTCTGGTGCCCGATGACATCCGTGGTGGCCACCGGGGGTTGCGCAAGCGGTACACCGGTCATCCGGTGCACCGGGCGATGGGCGATGGGCAGCCGTTGCGGGCCCGTCGTAAGGACGGCACCGTCTTCCCGGCCGAGATCAGTCTCAGCGGCCTGCAGACCGACGCCGGCCTGTTCGTCTCCGCCGCGGTCCGGGACATCAGCGATCGTCTGGAGGCCGAGGCCGAACGGGCCCGGCTGCGCCAGGAGGCCGACCGCGCCCGCCTGCAGGACCAGTTGCAGCGCACCCAGCGCATCGAGAGTCTCGGCCAGCTCGCCGGCGGTGTCGCGCACGACTTCAACAATCTGCTCGCGGTGATCAGCAACTATGCGGCGTTCATCGGCGAGAACGCCAATGAGCGGCTTCCGGCCGGGTGTGACTGTGGTGAGGCCTGGGCCGAGGTGCACCGGGACACCGAGCAGATTCTGCGGGCCTCCCGTCGCGGCGGGGACCTGACCCGGCAGATGCTGGCGTTCGCCCGCAAGGAGGTGACCCGGCCGCAGGTGGTCCACCTGGACACGGTGGTGCAGAGCGTCGAGGAGATGCTGCGCCGGCTGATCGGCGAGCACATCACGTTGCGGGTGGTGCACGACGGCGGGTGCGGCCCGGTGCAGGCCGACCCCAGCCACCTGGAGCAGGTGCTGATGAACCTTGCGGTGAACGGCCGGGACGCGATGCCCTCGGGCGGTGTCCTGACCATCGAGACCGGTGCGGTGGCCGTCGGCGCGGAATGCGAGGTGCAGGGACCGCCGATCGAGCCCGGCGAGTACGTGCGGTTGAGTGTCAGCGACACCGGCACCGGCATGCCCCCGGACATCATCGACCGGATCTTCGAGCCGTTCTTCACCACCAAACCGACCGGCCAGGGCACCGGGCTGGGCCTGGCGATGGTCTACGGCATCATCACCGGGGCCGGTGGCGGTGTCCGCATCGAGTCACTGGAGGGCGCCGGAACCACCATCACGGTGCTCCTGCCGGTCACCGACCGCAGGCCCACCGAGGTCGGCACCCGGGCCACGCCGACCGAGGCCCCGCGCGGCGCCGGCGAGACGGTACTGCTCGTCGAGGACGAGCCGTCCCTGCGCCTGGTGTGTGAGCGGATGCTGGTGACCAGTGGCTATCTGGTGCTCGCGCCGGCTGACGTGACGGCCGCGATCCGGATCGCCGAGGACCATCCGGGCCAGATCCACCTGCTGCTCACCGACGTGGTGATGCCCACGATGCTGGGCACCGCGCTGGCCGAGAAGGTGACCGGGTGCCGGCCGCTGACCCGGGTGCTCTACATGTCCGGGTACGCGGCCGGGGTGCTGTCCAGCACACACGGCGTCCTCGATCCGGACATCGCCCTGATCGAGAAGCCGTTCACCCGGGCCGAACTGTTGAACGCCGTCCGGGCGGCGCTCACCGCACGTTTCTGA
- a CDS encoding alpha/beta fold hydrolase, whose protein sequence is MHPQPNRRTTHAYGTPKNLLVYDRWGASGRPVVLLHGLFYDRTMWWPVAADLGGSCTAVAVDLPGHGDSARRDEYCLDRLTHDLAMLLSRLDLRRAPILVGHAEAARVAETFAAKYAVHSVITVAGAGLDDVPEAYRQFAVARPDQELADAYRERLLPRQTTATLQVDLGDSFPHLRDPAAFAALLRNVR, encoded by the coding sequence GTGCATCCCCAACCGAACCGACGGACCACCCACGCCTACGGCACCCCCAAGAACCTGCTGGTGTACGACCGGTGGGGCGCTTCCGGACGCCCGGTCGTCCTGCTGCACGGCCTGTTCTACGACCGCACCATGTGGTGGCCGGTCGCCGCCGACCTGGGCGGCTCGTGTACCGCGGTCGCCGTCGACCTGCCCGGTCACGGTGACTCGGCGCGCCGCGACGAATACTGCCTGGACCGGCTCACCCACGACCTGGCGATGCTGCTCAGTCGTCTCGACCTACGGCGGGCGCCGATCCTGGTCGGGCATGCCGAGGCTGCGCGGGTGGCCGAGACGTTCGCGGCGAAGTACGCCGTCCACTCGGTGATCACCGTGGCCGGGGCGGGGCTCGACGACGTGCCGGAGGCGTACCGGCAGTTCGCCGTGGCCCGGCCGGATCAGGAACTCGCCGACGCGTACCGGGAACGGCTCCTCCCCCGGCAGACCACCGCGACCCTGCAGGTGGACCTCGGTGACAGTTTTCCGCATCTGCGGGATCCAGCGGCGTTCGCGGCCCTGCTCAGAAACGTGCGGTGA
- a CDS encoding EAL domain-containing protein yields the protein MVGLRSVRPSTYVAVGAAWAIAVVLLLPLTVAGGLLAAAAAVPGTAMLWAAWRGAVAGPRFRAALLGTGLLLTGVTGAAAAVVTVVMPAATTDGVPVAAHLYLVTLILTVLVTLPALLRPQQHRDPLGRLRVWLDTVGVSACLILPTWVLILSDGYLRGASAIAAFLGAVATALAAVAGVHSVRHRAALRWTGPGVALSLICLIALVIGADNPANPNSAPAALAAGAAMNVAAWAIWWGSVRVDPDAGPLPAVGSEPAAGFPLFTLPVLGAAIAVVARLLHGGDLDATAIALCVTALLAVATREFVAAIALRRHADHLTHHGNRLRSLMFGSSDVAMVLDSGLAVRWQSPAAARHFGLSDQGVLGRPITALVDPEQAGALEGFLTDRLGGEESDESFSAVVLDGLGRRRDTAWTAGGADPAIPGRSLVIHIRDVSDQRELEQALQQATHLDPLTGLANIHGLRHAGRPAADGGALIKVELRGLTAIADVHGTDRAEAVLVEAARRVQARIGATDVPARIGDAQLAVITRNGALRAHVLASLLVTELTVPYEVDGVSAHLQVWAGIGELAPDTDIDEVMRRAALGLRVARTRPPGGVDWYDEAVEEQLVRRSTLEQDLPTARDRNELELLFQPVFELAGRRPVGVEVILSWRHPSLGRLPAAELLALADDLGVLGDLRIWALNRMCRHAAAWREQHHPLWFSFGVRPGELGEESFHTGLETVLATHRLPRSALVVEISENDLHHGPESDALLADHLRNLRTSDIRTAVGHFGAGPTSLSRLRILPVDLLKVDRKVFSQDDGAPASVGVIMEVAVTLGRRLGMDVVAHGLSTEADLATVLATGCRLGQGDQLARPMPAEHLEALIERFRDAPAPDAPMAVRLVQRRPVD from the coding sequence ATGGTTGGACTCCGCTCGGTGCGTCCATCAACGTACGTCGCTGTCGGCGCGGCCTGGGCCATCGCTGTGGTGCTCCTGCTGCCATTGACCGTCGCCGGTGGACTGCTGGCCGCCGCCGCGGCCGTTCCCGGCACGGCGATGCTGTGGGCGGCGTGGCGAGGTGCCGTCGCCGGCCCGCGGTTCCGGGCCGCGCTGCTCGGCACCGGCCTGCTCCTCACCGGTGTCACCGGTGCGGCCGCCGCCGTCGTCACAGTCGTCATGCCGGCCGCCACCACCGACGGTGTCCCGGTCGCCGCGCATCTCTACCTGGTCACCCTGATCCTCACCGTTCTGGTGACGCTGCCTGCGCTGCTGCGGCCTCAGCAGCACCGCGATCCGCTCGGCCGACTGCGGGTCTGGCTGGACACCGTCGGAGTGTCGGCCTGCCTGATCCTGCCGACCTGGGTGCTGATCCTCAGTGACGGCTACCTGCGGGGTGCCTCGGCGATCGCGGCCTTCCTCGGCGCGGTCGCCACCGCTCTGGCCGCGGTCGCCGGGGTGCACTCGGTCCGGCACCGGGCCGCGCTGCGCTGGACCGGCCCCGGCGTCGCGCTGTCTCTGATCTGTCTCATCGCCCTGGTCATCGGCGCGGACAACCCGGCCAACCCCAACTCGGCGCCGGCCGCCCTGGCGGCGGGCGCCGCGATGAACGTCGCCGCCTGGGCGATCTGGTGGGGCAGTGTCCGGGTCGATCCCGACGCGGGGCCGCTCCCGGCCGTGGGCAGCGAGCCCGCCGCCGGTTTCCCGCTGTTCACCCTGCCGGTGCTGGGCGCCGCGATAGCGGTGGTGGCCCGGTTGCTGCACGGTGGCGACCTGGACGCCACGGCCATCGCGCTGTGTGTGACCGCCCTGCTCGCGGTGGCGACCCGGGAGTTCGTCGCGGCCATCGCCCTGCGCCGGCACGCCGACCACCTGACCCACCACGGCAATCGGCTGCGCAGCCTGATGTTCGGCTCGTCCGACGTGGCGATGGTGCTCGACAGTGGTCTGGCGGTGCGCTGGCAGTCGCCCGCCGCGGCCCGGCACTTCGGGCTGTCCGATCAGGGCGTGCTGGGCCGCCCGATCACCGCTCTGGTCGACCCGGAGCAGGCCGGCGCCCTTGAAGGGTTCCTGACCGACCGGCTCGGCGGCGAGGAGTCTGACGAGTCCTTCTCCGCCGTCGTCCTGGACGGCCTGGGGCGCCGACGGGACACCGCGTGGACCGCCGGCGGCGCCGACCCGGCCATCCCCGGGCGAAGCCTGGTGATCCACATCCGGGACGTCAGCGACCAGCGGGAACTCGAACAGGCCCTCCAACAGGCGACCCACCTGGACCCGCTGACCGGGCTGGCGAACATTCACGGGCTGCGGCACGCCGGGCGGCCGGCCGCCGACGGGGGCGCGCTGATCAAAGTGGAACTGCGGGGCCTCACCGCGATCGCCGACGTGCACGGCACCGACCGGGCCGAGGCGGTGCTGGTCGAGGCGGCCCGCCGGGTCCAGGCCCGGATCGGTGCCACCGACGTGCCCGCCCGGATCGGCGACGCCCAGCTCGCGGTGATCACCCGCAACGGGGCGCTCCGCGCGCACGTGCTGGCCAGCCTCCTGGTGACCGAGCTGACCGTGCCGTACGAGGTGGACGGTGTCAGCGCCCACCTGCAGGTCTGGGCCGGGATCGGCGAACTCGCCCCGGACACCGACATCGACGAGGTGATGCGGCGGGCTGCACTCGGCCTGCGGGTGGCGCGCACCCGGCCACCCGGCGGCGTCGATTGGTACGACGAAGCCGTCGAGGAGCAACTGGTCCGCCGGTCGACCCTGGAGCAGGACCTGCCGACCGCCCGGGACCGCAACGAGCTGGAACTGCTCTTCCAGCCGGTGTTCGAACTCGCCGGCCGGCGGCCCGTCGGGGTCGAGGTGATCCTCAGCTGGCGGCATCCGTCCCTGGGCCGGTTGCCCGCCGCCGAGCTGCTGGCCCTGGCCGACGACCTCGGCGTGCTCGGCGACCTGCGGATCTGGGCACTGAACCGGATGTGCCGGCACGCGGCCGCCTGGCGGGAGCAGCATCATCCGCTGTGGTTCTCGTTCGGTGTCCGTCCCGGCGAGCTGGGGGAGGAGTCGTTCCACACCGGGCTGGAGACCGTCCTGGCGACGCACCGGCTGCCCCGGTCGGCGCTGGTCGTCGAGATCAGTGAGAACGACCTGCACCACGGTCCGGAATCCGATGCGCTCCTCGCCGACCACCTGCGGAACCTGCGGACGAGCGACATCCGCACCGCGGTCGGCCACTTCGGCGCCGGGCCCACCTCGCTCAGCCGGTTGCGCATCCTGCCGGTCGACCTGCTGAAGGTGGACCGCAAGGTGTTCAGCCAGGATGACGGGGCTCCCGCGTCGGTCGGCGTGATCATGGAGGTCGCGGTCACGCTCGGCCGCCGGCTCGGCATGGACGTCGTCGCCCACGGCCTGTCCACCGAGGCGGACCTGGCGACCGTGCTCGCCACCGGTTGCCGCCTCGGCCAGGGCGACCAGCTGGCCCGCCCGATGCCCGCCGAACACCTGGAAGCCCTGATCGAACGTTTCCGGGACGCTCCCGCACCGGACGCGCCGATGGCGGTCCGGCTGGTGCAGCGCCGCCCCGTCGACTGA
- a CDS encoding GNAT family N-acetyltransferase, with protein sequence MDGPVTITVVENPERGRFEARDEAGELAGVITYQVTGPIVAFTHTEVDPRFERQEIGDALARAVMDDARGRNRTVVPMCPLLSEWLDGHKEYDKLVARSTRRIK encoded by the coding sequence TTGGATGGGCCGGTGACGATCACGGTGGTGGAGAATCCCGAGCGGGGTCGCTTCGAGGCCCGGGACGAGGCGGGGGAGCTGGCCGGTGTGATCACCTACCAGGTGACCGGCCCGATCGTCGCCTTCACCCACACCGAGGTCGATCCGCGGTTCGAGCGGCAGGAGATCGGGGACGCCCTGGCCCGTGCCGTGATGGACGACGCCCGCGGGCGGAACCGGACGGTCGTGCCGATGTGCCCGCTGCTGAGTGAGTGGCTGGACGGGCACAAGGAGTACGACAAGCTGGTGGCCCGCTCGACCCGCCGGATCAAATAG